From Streptomyces durmitorensis, a single genomic window includes:
- a CDS encoding NlpC/P60 family protein: MGSHRRPALSGLDRSTRVTVLSAAAATAAAALAATPAGAAPQDTPATTKAKVDRLFEQAEKATEAYNKADERADTLRKQVERAKDSVARGQERINTMRGALGSLAGAQYRSGGIDPSLALVLSSDPDAYLDKAAALDRISARQAGELTDLQKAQRSLAQERTEAGHKLSELEKSRTAVARHKRSVEHKLAKARKLLNSLSAQDREGYDRASRSGRDDMPDLGGAAPSSSRAAAAIAAARSAVGKPYVWGANGPSGFDCSGLTQWSYAQAGVGLPRTSQAQRYAGRQVPMSQAQPGDLVAYRDDASHIGMYMGNGQVVHAPYPGAPVRYDPVGMMPVSSVTRI, from the coding sequence GTGGGGTCCCATCGTCGTCCCGCGCTGTCCGGTCTGGACCGGAGCACGCGCGTCACCGTCCTGTCAGCCGCCGCGGCAACCGCCGCGGCCGCCCTCGCCGCCACACCGGCGGGCGCCGCACCGCAGGACACCCCGGCCACCACCAAGGCCAAGGTGGACCGCCTCTTCGAGCAGGCCGAGAAGGCCACCGAGGCGTACAACAAGGCCGACGAGCGCGCGGACACGCTGCGCAAGCAGGTCGAGCGGGCCAAGGACAGCGTCGCCCGCGGCCAGGAGCGCATCAACACCATGCGCGGCGCACTCGGTTCGCTCGCCGGGGCGCAGTACCGCTCGGGCGGCATCGACCCCTCCCTCGCCCTGGTGCTCTCCTCCGATCCGGACGCCTATCTGGACAAGGCGGCGGCCCTCGACCGCATCAGCGCCCGGCAGGCCGGTGAACTCACCGATCTGCAGAAGGCCCAGCGCAGCCTCGCCCAGGAGCGCACGGAGGCCGGGCACAAGCTCTCCGAGCTGGAGAAGAGCCGCACCGCGGTGGCCCGCCACAAGCGGAGCGTCGAGCACAAGCTGGCCAAGGCGCGCAAGCTGCTCAACTCCCTGTCCGCGCAGGACCGGGAGGGGTACGACAGGGCGTCACGCTCGGGACGCGACGACATGCCGGACCTCGGGGGCGCGGCGCCGTCCTCCTCGCGCGCCGCTGCCGCCATCGCCGCGGCACGCTCTGCCGTCGGCAAGCCCTACGTGTGGGGCGCCAACGGCCCCTCCGGCTTCGACTGTTCGGGCCTCACGCAGTGGTCGTACGCACAGGCGGGCGTCGGCCTGCCGCGCACCTCGCAGGCCCAGCGGTACGCGGGGCGCCAGGTGCCCATGTCCCAGGCGCAGCCCGGTGACCTCGTGGCCTACCGCGACGACGCCAGCCACATCGGGATGTACATGGGCAACGGCCAGGTCGTGCACGCGCCCTACCCCGGAGCGCCCGTGCGCTACGACCCGGTCGGCATGATGCCGGTGTCGTCAGTGACGCGGATCTGA